One window of Diabrotica undecimpunctata isolate CICGRU chromosome 8, icDiaUnde3, whole genome shotgun sequence genomic DNA carries:
- the Sld5 gene encoding DNA replication complex GINS protein SLD5, which produces MEDLSEDLIVDDIESASNTSDDQVQITPAEVIELMEEAWVNEKFAPEILPHRSEIVDIILDQITTMEENIQKLSSTDFTKSVYQLEVDRLRFLISSYLRTRLEKIEAYVIHILNEESKRVDKGDELYLSEQELKFAKDYSHTMKQYFEKLIKCYPGNQSDAWSDKIIEPNLNSFVFLKSKNRVEGISIEENNPESDLVDFNSGSQMIISYSSISELVKKGEVHLI; this is translated from the exons ATGGAAGATTTAAGCGAAGATTTAATAGTGGATGATATCGAAAGCGCTTCCAATACATCTGATGATCAAGTACAAATTACACCAGCAGAAGTAATAGAATTAATGGAAGAAGCTTGGGTCAATGAAAAATTTGCACCAGAAATTCTTCCCCATAGATCCGAAATTGTAGATATTATTTTAGATCAGATTACAACTATGGAAGAGAATATACAAAAACTTAGTAGCACGGATTTTACCAAAAGTGTTTATCAATTGGAAGTAGATAGGCTTAGATTTTTAATTTCTAGTTATTTGCGAACCAGACTGGAAAAAATTGAAGCCTATGTAATTCACATTCTAAATGAAGAATCTAAAAGGGTTGATAAGGGGGACGAATTGTATTTAAGTGAACAAGAGCTTAAATTTGCCAAAGATTACTCTCATA caaTGAAACAGTACTTCGAAAAATTGATAAAGTGTTACCCAGGTAATCAATCTGATGCATGgtcagataaaattattgaaCCAAACTTAAATAGTTTTGTGTTTTTAAAATCGAAAAACAGAGTGGAAGGAATTTCAATTGAAGAAAATAATCCAGAGAGTGATCTAGTTGACTTTAATAGTGGATCTCAAATGATCATTTCATACAGTAGTATATCTGAATTAGTGAAAAAAGGCGAAGTTCATTTAATatga